A genomic stretch from Candidatus Methanomassiliicoccus intestinalis Issoire-Mx1 includes:
- a CDS encoding ferredoxin domain-containing protein: MSLENGIRIVADLMEVAARTAPKAVGKDFIEVKILTDEEKEKLGSEMVAMAKEKGPGYERDGNNVLNSDAVVLIGLLPHKGVGLNCGACGCDSCSEFNEHHTTIEFDGPNCSIRMLDLGIALGSAAKIASELNVDNRIMYRIGAAAKRLGMTEANITQGIPISATGKNIFFDRS; this comes from the coding sequence ATGTCTTTAGAAAATGGTATCAGAATTGTTGCAGACCTTATGGAAGTGGCTGCCAGAACAGCACCCAAGGCTGTGGGCAAGGATTTCATAGAGGTGAAGATTCTTACAGATGAGGAAAAAGAAAAACTGGGCAGCGAGATGGTGGCTATGGCAAAAGAGAAGGGACCTGGCTACGAGAGGGACGGCAATAACGTTCTTAATTCAGATGCGGTAGTGCTGATCGGCCTCCTGCCTCACAAGGGAGTAGGGCTGAACTGCGGAGCCTGCGGCTGTGACTCCTGCTCAGAGTTCAACGAACACCATACAACAATTGAATTTGACGGTCCGAATTGTTCCATCAGAATGCTGGATTTGGGCATCGCCTTAGGATCTGCAGCTAAAATAGCTTCAGAACTGAATGTGGACAACCGCATTATGTACAGGATAGGAGCGGCGGCAAAGCGGTTAGGTATGACAGAGGCAAACATTACACAGGGAATACCGATCTCAGCAACAGGCAAGAACATCTTCTTCGACAGGTCCTGA
- the cls gene encoding cardiolipin synthase has protein sequence MDLIAILPQIVTMPGAIAILYFERDNPRSAVLWLFLMLIYAPAGLLLYIFYGYSMRLSRPGLRKKERADMFRLGAVSKQKQLCDGTCSLKCGELEHYDNLVELLRSAGAELTAGNEVTIMNSGEEKFRALFEDIRQARSHVHLEYYIIRKDKLGERLIDLLCEKASEGVKVCLLTDGFGTVLKRSDIKRLKESGAELASFFPSLLRHIPLFNARFNHRNHRKIAVIDGEIGYVGGYNIGDEYLGNGPFGKWRDTHLRIRGGAVHDLQIRFMLDWDFAAHTGLEASKIYFPKSPEADGSPVQIVSGGPDRKRSHIQEAYLKLIASAKNRVYLQTPYFIPNESLLDALKSAALSGVDVRIMIPEKIDHIFVHWANLSFLGELIRYGVKAYIYKDGFLHAKTIVVDGEVASIGSANWDIRSMELNFETNAVIYCKKTAIQQEKAFFEDINSCYEWTEEMYAQRTYMMRLKSGISRLFSPLL, from the coding sequence GTGGACCTGATTGCTATCCTCCCGCAGATCGTAACAATGCCGGGAGCAATAGCTATACTTTATTTTGAAAGGGACAATCCGCGCTCGGCAGTGCTCTGGCTTTTCCTGATGCTGATTTATGCTCCTGCCGGGCTGCTGCTGTACATTTTCTACGGATACAGCATGAGGCTCAGCCGGCCAGGTTTAAGAAAAAAAGAGCGCGCAGACATGTTCCGACTGGGGGCGGTATCGAAGCAGAAGCAGCTTTGTGACGGAACCTGCTCCCTAAAATGCGGCGAGCTGGAACATTACGATAATCTTGTTGAACTGCTCAGATCAGCAGGTGCAGAGTTGACTGCAGGCAATGAAGTAACGATTATGAATTCTGGTGAGGAAAAATTCAGAGCATTGTTTGAGGATATAAGACAGGCCAGAAGCCATGTTCATTTGGAGTATTACATAATCAGAAAGGATAAACTGGGAGAGAGGCTGATCGATTTATTGTGTGAGAAAGCCTCGGAAGGGGTGAAGGTATGCCTGCTGACCGACGGCTTCGGAACCGTCCTGAAACGTTCAGATATCAAAAGGCTGAAAGAGTCGGGAGCCGAATTGGCTTCTTTCTTCCCTTCTCTGCTGCGGCACATCCCTTTATTCAATGCCAGATTCAATCACAGGAATCACAGAAAAATAGCAGTCATCGATGGAGAAATAGGATATGTCGGAGGATACAACATCGGCGATGAGTATCTGGGAAACGGTCCCTTTGGGAAGTGGAGAGACACTCATCTGAGAATCAGAGGGGGAGCGGTGCATGACCTGCAGATCAGATTCATGCTTGACTGGGACTTTGCAGCCCACACGGGTCTGGAAGCCTCAAAGATCTATTTTCCCAAGAGTCCGGAGGCAGACGGATCGCCGGTGCAGATAGTCTCCGGAGGACCGGACCGCAAGAGAAGCCATATTCAGGAGGCGTACCTCAAACTGATTGCATCAGCAAAAAACAGAGTGTATCTGCAGACGCCTTATTTCATTCCCAATGAAAGTCTTCTTGATGCTCTGAAGTCGGCAGCTTTGTCAGGTGTAGACGTCAGAATCATGATTCCTGAAAAAATAGATCATATCTTCGTGCACTGGGCCAATCTTTCCTTTTTAGGCGAGCTGATAAGATACGGGGTAAAGGCATACATCTACAAAGACGGGTTTCTGCATGCTAAGACAATCGTTGTGGATGGAGAGGTTGCTTCGATCGGCAGTGCAAACTGGGATATCAGGAGCATGGAGCTCAACTTCGAGACGAATGCTGTGATATACTGTAAGAAAACCGCGATCCAGCAGGAAAAGGCCTTTTTTGAAGATATAAACTCCTGCTATGAATGGACTGAAGAAATGTATGCTCAACGAACTTATATGATGAGGCTTAAGTCAGGCATCTCCAGGCTGTTCTCGCCTCTGCTGTGA